From Brachionichthys hirsutus isolate HB-005 chromosome 16, CSIRO-AGI_Bhir_v1, whole genome shotgun sequence, a single genomic window includes:
- the otop2 gene encoding proton channel OTOP2 — MYLKTFYPCKCVTDGSSCEPCRMMAKDKDAETEESQLSNNLSAPGQVESPEPDLKASLGGVKKEYTQYWGWMFSAIICVNILILGCALASGISSTHVDISGPDLQIFLIILVLLTSIWMIYYVVYTARKDNGDYKDSHAGPIWLRGGLVLFGILGIIMDIFKIASYVGYLHCDSGVKVAFPVVQLGFIIVQTYFFWIHAKDCVQIQKNITRCGLMLTLATNLVVWMTAVTEESVHQTTIPEYPSNTSKIFGRSQYIEKAGYGDDSCKCSHTSCKFFKEAYYYLYPFNIEYSLFASAMAHVLWKNVGRVPDEHAHHHIKFRLKNFIVGPVAGVLLVAAGLTTFIVYEMEMQKEDSDDDDRDRAVMMHFVTNIVILTLMSVSTVIGGVIYKVDHREHVSDKNPTRNLDVGLLVGASLGQIVISYFTIVAMVATGAEGHLNRLNLTGSILMVIQLGLQNFFIIEGLHREPFHEVQPVITVVANPYVLQPGKDLNTIEGSDMDTKSSPVAIERIHDHVANHKHKLLWKRRVLKEVSVFLLLGNIILWIIPAFGARPQFDHDSETQFYNFNMWAAVVNVGLPFGIFYRMHSVASLFEVFLTA; from the exons ATGTATTTGAAAACTTTTTATCCATGCAAGTGTGTGACTGATGGCAGTTCCTGTGAACCATGTAGGATGATGGCCAAAGACAAAGACGCAGAGACGGAGGAGTCCCAGCTGTCCAACAACCTCAGCGCACCGGGTCAAGTGGAGAGCCCAGAACCCGACCTGAAGGCATCTTTGGGCGGAGTCAAGAAGGAGTACACTCAATACTGGGGATGGATGTTTTCTGCGATCATCTGCGTCAACATTTTGATCTTGGGGTGTGCATTGGCCAGCGGCATTTCCAGCACTCATGTTGACATTAGCGGCCCTGACTTGCAAATCTTTCTCatcatcctcgtcctcctcaCCTCTATATGGATGATTTATTATGTCGTCTACACGGCCAGGAAGGATAATGGTGATTATAAGGATTCCCATGCTGGACCTATATGGCTCAGGG GAGGACTTGTACTCTTTGGAATTCTCGGTATTATCATGGATATTTTTAAGATAGCCAGTTATGTGGGCTACCTCCACTGTGATTCTGGTGTCAAGGTCGCATTCCCTGTGGTGCAACTTGGTTTTATAATTGTGCAG ACATACTTCTTCTGGATTCATGCTAAGGACTGTGTACAGATACAAAAGAACATTACACG CTGCGGGCTGATGCTCACCCTCGCCACAAATCTCGTCGTGTGGATGACTGCAGTCACCGAGGAATCCGTTCACCAAACAACGATTCCAGAATACCCAAGCAACACCAGTAAAATCTTTGGACGAAGCCAATACATTGAGAAAG CGGGTTACGGAGACGACAGCTGCAAGTGCAGCCACACGTCATGTAAATTCTTCAAGGAGGCGTACTACTACCTGTATCCCTTCAATATCGAGTACAGCCTCTTTGCTTCCGCCATGGCCCATGTCCTGTGGAAAAATGTCGGTCGAGTGCCAGATGAACACGCCCATCATCACATCAAATTCCGCCTGAAGAACTTCATTGTTGGGCCCGTGGCAGGGGTTCTTCTAGTGGCGGCAGGCCTGACAACCTTTATTGTGTACGAGATGGAAATGCAAAAAGAGGAcagcgatgatgatgacagagacagagcagtGATGATGCATTTTGTCACAAATATAGTGATACTGACACTGATGTCAGTGTCCACTGTGATCGGCGGTGTCATCTACAAAGTGGATCACAGGGAGCACGTATCGGACAAAAACCCCACCCGAAATCTGGACGTGGGGTTGCTGGTGGGAGCCTCACTGGGACAGATCGTCATCAGCTATTTCACTATCGTGGCAATGGTTGCAACTGGGGCCGAAGGCCACCTGAATAGGCTCAACCTGACCGGGTCCATCCTGATGGTGATCCAGCTTGGCCTGCAGAACTTTTTCATTATTGAAGGTCTGCATCGGGAGCCCTTCCACGAAGTGCAACCAGTGATAACCGTAGTTGCAAATCCATATGTGCTGCAGCCGGGCAAAGACCTGAACACAATTGAAGGGTCAGACATGGACACAAAGTCCAGTCCCGTGGCCATAGAAAGAATTCACGACCATGTGGCTAATCATAAACACAAACTCTTGTGGAAGAGACGTGTGTTAAAGGAGGTCTCTGTGTTTCTACTGCTGGGTAACATTATT CTGTGGATAATTCCAGCATTCGGTGCCCGTCCTCAGTTTGACCATGACAGTGAAACTCAATTTTATAACTTCAACATGTGGGCTGCTGTTGTGAACGTTGGACTTCCTTTTGGCATCTTTTACCGAATGCATTCTGTTGCTAGTCTCTTTGAGGTTTTTCTGACCGCATAA
- the amn gene encoding protein amnionless: MPRMPDVLLLLCLAGAVDALYKQWIPDTNYENKTNWDKKDVPCGSDVAVFSAERKVSVFVESAHAVHEMRLPVNGEFILNPGAGFYVVSGQDPGCGAGVTTKFKDSESLEWFDPALWQAASSMADLQSGNVLFSVHEESVPCRYDDVVFKDGASFRVDTSSTQTNIPVRSVSVLGKVFHKKSEFSQYLGSRSGRLQFHGSSAVAVGELGCDDLSGCICGNTANHQQICSTVTCATVSCKKPLLPEGHCCNICGAIVTINYATNFNLQTYRDRIHNLFLTLPKYKSIHLGMSKVLKSQKLMGIVPFGTSPVIQVVILDGEDGEQAESLARDIIRDSRSHGSYIGVVKAEFQASSGSDRPGVPAGVVTGAVFGVLALIALISVLVFLVHKEVVRMPALPSLASLRSFKRRSDAGNLGGTPDLGYDNPMFDNPSMLPDIVDLYGTKNINTITLTSTGVHFVNPAYDENETDFNA, from the coding sequence ATGCCGAGAATGCCAGACGTGCTCCTTCTCCTGTGTCTCGCCGGGGCAGTGGATGCCCTGTACAAACAGTGGATTCCTGACACCAACTATGAGAACAAGACCAACTGGGACAAAAAGGACGTCCCGTGTGGCAGCGACGTAGCTGTCTTTTCAGCCGAGAGAAAAgtgtctgtctttgtggagAGCGCGCACGCCGTGCACGAGATGAGGCTGCCGGTTAATGGGGAGTTTATCCTGAATCCAGGGGCCGGATTTTATGTTGTGAGTGGACAAGACCCAGGCTGTGGGGCAGGGGTCACGACCAAGTTCAAAGATTCAGAGTCTCTTGAGTGGTTCGACCCAGCGCTCTGGCAAGCGGCTTCAAGTATGGCTGACCTGCAAAGTGGGAATGTCTTATTCTCGGTCCACGAGGAAAGTGTCCCTTGTAGGTACGACGATGTGGTTTTTAAAGACGGAGCCTCTTTCCGGGTGGACACTAGCTCCACTCAGACTAACATTCCTGTCAGGTCTGTGTCGGTGCTGGGGAAGGTATTTCACAAGAAGTCTGAGTTCTCCCAGTATCTCGGCTCACGCTCAGGCCGACTGCAGTTTCACGGGTCCTCTGCGGTTGCCGTCGGAGAGCTGGGCTGTGACGATCTTTCCGGCTGTATCTGTGGGAATACTGCCAACCATCAGCAGATCTGCAGCACTGTAACCTGCGCCACGGTGAGCTGTAAGAAGCCTCTCCTCCCGGAAGGGCACTGCTGTAATATCTGCGGAGCCATCGTCACAATCAACTACGCTACTAATTTCAACCTGCAAACTTACAGGGATCGAATCCACAATCTCTTTCTTACCCTGCCGAAATATAAATCCATTCACCTGGGCATGTCTAAAGTCCTGAAGTCACAAAAGTTGATGGGGATCGTCCCTTTTGGAACCTCACCCGTGATCCAGGTGGTCATCCTTGATGGAGAGGATGGAGAACAAGCGGAATCTCTGGCCCGGGACATTATTAGAGACTCCCGATCTCATGGTTCTTACATTGGTGTAGTTAAGGCTGAATTTCAAGCCTCCTCTGGGAGTGATCGGCCTGGAGTCCCTGCTGGGGTAGTGACTGGAGCTGTGTTTGGAGTTTTAGCCCTGATTGCACTCATCAGCGTCCTGGTTTTCCTGGTCCATAAAGAGGTCGTTCGAATGCCAGCGCTGCCTTCGCTGGCGTCCCTACGAAGCTTTAAGAGAAGAAGTGATGCCGGGAATCTTGGTGGGACTCCAGACCTCGGATATGATAATCCTATGTTTGATAATCCCAGCATGCTGCCCGATATTGTTGACCTGTATGGCACTAAGAATATTAACACAATTACTTTGACTTCAACAGGCGTGCACTTTGTAAACCCGGCGTATGATGAGAATGAGACTGACTTTAATGCCTGA
- the LOC137905756 gene encoding Golgi apparatus membrane protein TVP23 homolog B-like, protein MRRQDSKEAPLFGDDDYDVNKQKPSVRHPLASFFHIFFRASAIAVYLLCDLLSSRFIASMVTIILLLSCDFWTVKNVSGRLLVGLRWWNRVDEDGTSRWFFESSKRRNTASSGESSVFWLGLVVCPLLWVVLLFSALLSFNIKWLVVVLMGLVLQGANLYGYVRCKVGRTSNLRTMVKNYVGVQIFDQVKKTASP, encoded by the exons ATGCGGCGACAG GACTCAAAAGAAGCTCCTCTTTTTGGTGACGATGACTATGACGTCAATAAACAAAAGCCCAGCGTCAG GCATCCTCTGGCATCGTTCTTCCATATCTTCTTCCGAGCCAGTGCCATCGCCGTGTACTTGCTGTGTGACCTCCTGAGCAGCCGTTTCATCGCTTCCATGGTTACCATCATTCTCCTGCTGTCATGTGATTTTTGGACCGTCAAA AATGTATCTGGCAGGCTGTTGGTGGGCCTTCGGTGGTGGAATCGAGTGGATGAAGATGGAACGAGCCGCTGGTTTTTTGAGTCgagcaaa AGGCGGAACACAGCCTCCAGCGGGGAATCAAGTGTCTTCTGGCTTGGACTCGTCGTGTGTCCTCTTCTCTGGGTGGTTTTGTTGTTCAGCGCCCTCTTGTCTTTCAATATTAAATGGCTG GTTGTCGTGTTGATGGGTTTGGTCCTGCAGGGGGCCAACCTGTATGGCTACGTCAGATGCAAGGTGGGTAGAACGTCCAACCTGAGGACCATGGTGAAGAACTATGTCGGTGTCCAGATTTTTGATCAA GTGAAGAAAACGGCGAGCCCCTGA
- the ush1ga gene encoding pre-mRNA splicing regulator USH1G — MNDRYHKAARDGHLHLLKEATRKDLNAPDEDGMTPTLWAAYHGNLEALRLIASRGGNPDKCDIWGNTPLHLAAANGHHNCLFFLVSFGANVWCLDNDYHTPLDMAAVKNHMDCVRYLDVVAAKQTGLNTKLVSKLKDRAFRDAERRIKECEKMQKKHHKRMERKFHKEASEASASDAMSLSSFSSSSISHKLRNFSAVNVSVPYSQATLHATNRGKAKIQKKLERRKQVDGTFKIYEDGRKSVRSLSGLQLSNDVMFVKQGTYVNPKDHGHRNVHDMFPRDNYDAISRAMSEPDLHGPDVDYSEISTDSGHDSLFNRPGLGTMVFRRNYVSGGMFDLGSGEEASVDRTGSNVRLRSRLQQYPSPDADSIGSARSLQERNMEELPWEDIELGLDDDDEPENSSLQVFLATQSMGEFFSIFKREKIDLEALLLCSDQDLKSIHIPLGPRKKILDACKRRQETIEDPECIEDTEL; from the exons ATGAATGACAGGTACCACAAGGCGGCCCGGGACGGCCACCTGCACCTGCTGAAGGAGGCGACGCGGAAGGATCTCAACGCGCCGGATGAGGATGGCATGACTCCGACGTTATGGGCGGCTTATCACGGCAACCTGGAGGCTCTGAGGCTGATCGCGTCCAGGGG AGGAAACCCTGATAAGTGTGACATATGGGGGAACACGCCGCTCCACCTGGCAGCCGCCAACGGACACCACAATTGCCTTTTCTTCCTGGTGTCTTTCGGTGCCAATGTATGGTGCCTGGACAACGACTACCACACCCCGCTGGACATGGCCGCCGTGAAGAATCACATGGACTGCGTCCGCTACCTGGATGTCGTTGCTGCCAAGCAGACGGGCCTCAATACCAAGCTGGTCAGCAAGCTGAAGGACCGGGCTTTCCGAGATGCCGAGCGGCGGATCAAAGAGTGCGAGAAGATGCAGAAGAAACACCACAAACGTATGGAGCGGAAGTTTCATAAAGAGGCCTCAGAGGCATCTGCCTCAGACGCCATGAGCTTgtccagcttcagcagcagctcaatTAGCCACAAGCTGCGCAACTTTAGTGCCGTCAACGTCAGTGTGCCATATTCTCAG GCTACTCTCCACGCCACAAACCGAGGGAAGGCAAAGATACAGAAGAAGCTCGAGAGGAGGAAGCAAGTAGATGGAACCTTTAAGATCTATGAAGATGGGAGAAAGAGCGTGCGCTCCCTCTCTGGACTTCAACTGAGCAATGATGTTATGTTTGTCAAGCAAGGCACTTATGTCAATCCAAAGGACCATGGGCACCGCAATGTCCACGACATGTTCCCCAGAGACAATTATGATGCCATTTCACGTGCCATGAGTGAGCCAGACCTCCACGGGCCTGATGTGGACTACTCTGAAATAAGCACAGACTCGGGACATGATTCCTTGTTCAACCGGCCAGGTCTGGGCACCATGGTTTTCAGGAGGAACTATGTAAGTGGGGGAATGTTTGACTTGGGCAGTGGGGAAGAAGCCAGCGTGGACCGGACAGGCAGTAATGTGCGTTTACGCAGTCGGCTGCAGCAATACCCAAGTCCTGATGCAGACAGCATCGGCAGTGCGCGCAGCCTACAGGAAAGAAACATGGAGGAGCTGCCTTGGGAAGACATTGAATTAgggctggatgatgatgatgaacctGAAAATAGCTCTCTGCAGGTCTTCCTCGCTACGCAGAGCATGGGCGAGTTTTTCTCCATCTTCAAGAGGGAGAAAATTGACCTTGAAGCTCTGTTGCTGTGCTCTGACCAAGACCTTAAGAGTATCCATATCCCCTTAGGACCAAGGAAAAAGATCTTAGATGCCTGTAAGAGACGGCAGGAGACCATAGAGGATCCAGAATGTATTGAGGATACAGAACTGTGA
- the LOC137905586 gene encoding tripartite motif-containing protein 16-like, with the protein MATLGRNTEENVEESQHSSNLKEKPRDVLSDLSETLLCPAVLCDSCIDGPSKALKSCLTCLVSYCQAHLRPHLENSKFQNHRLVDPRHDVDCQPCEAHQLPLERFCLRDGCCVCRDCESLEHNGHATASVGEARIRIETELQGKREEIRHRSSAAEEAIEKLQSNNNVIKSSVQEICVIVEQQFARLHTSVEEARKVTMQSLEVEQGMALKQAESIRAHLEQRKTELAKAMAQINKVFKSKSDADFLLEYSEWKRGATDACLPAACTNHTGHLASYVRVVTDTTRELCDRILSSFRDRLDLVLKSGTKSLVPEFHPSSLPDPETREDFLTYTRRLTFDPDTTHPFLRVMEDSRKLTNTSPWRHSYPDHPDRFEYWRQAVTVESLYQGRHYNEAELKGDGAHIGVTYRSIDRKAEHGTSCITGSDVSWCVGSNSRGFFAWHAGEETPLEAADVTKVGLYVDFHRCSVSFYDVSGAMRLLHKYTAHFSEPLHVAAWLSKKDNTVLLLRHTK; encoded by the exons ATGGCGACGCTCGGCAGAAACACCGAGGAGAATGTGGAGGAGAGTCAGCACAGCTCAAATCTGAAGGAGAAACCAAGGGATGTTCTCTCGGATTTGTCGGAAACCCTTCTCTGCCCGGCTGTGTTATGTGATTCCTGCATAGACGGTCCGAGCAAGGCCCTAAAAtcctgcctgacctgcctggtTTCTTACTGCCAGGCCCATCTCAGGCCACACCTGGAGAACAGCAAATTCCAAAACCACCGTCTGGTGGATCCCCGCCACGACGTCGACTGTCAACCCTGTGAGGCTCATCAGCTTCCTCTTGAGCGCTTCTGTCTGAGAGATGGGTGCTGTGTTTGTCGTGACTGTGAGAGCCTGGAACACAACGGACATGCAACCGCATCTGTGGGGGAGGCAAGAATACGGATTGAG ACTGAGCTGCAGGGGAAGAGAGAAGAGATCCGCCATCGCTCATCAGCTGCTGAGGAAGCAATTGAAAAGCTGCAGAGTAACAACAACGTGATTAAG TCATCAGTGCAGGAGATTTGTGTTATTGTTGAACAGCAGTTTGCCAGGCTGCACACATCTGTGGAAGAGGCCAGAAAAGTGACAATGCAGTCCCTGGAAGTGGAGCAAGGAATGGCGCTAAAGCAGGCAGAGAGCATCCGAGCGCAtctggagcagaggaagacagagcTGGCGAAAGCCATGGCTCAAATAAACAAAGTGTTCAAGAGCAAATCCGATGCTGACTTcctgctg GAGTATTCCGAGTGGAAGAGAGGAGCTACAGATGCGTGTCTACCTGCTGCGTGCACAAACCACACGGGCCATCTCGCCTCTTATGTCCGAGTGGTAACTGACACGACCCGGGAGCTGTGTGACCGGATCCTCTCCTCCTTTAGGGACAGACTTGACTTAGTCCTGAAAagtg GAACTAAATCCCTGGTGCCAGAATTTCACCCTTCATCCCTGCCTGATCCAGAGACGCGGGAAGATTTTCTGACAT ACACAAGGagattgacctttgacccagacACCACCCATCCCTTCCTGCGTGTGATGGAGGACAGCAGAAAGCTGACCAACACCAGCCCCTGGCGTCACAGCTACCCAGATCACCCTGATCGCTTTGAATACTGGCGTCAAGCAGTGACTGTTGAGAGCCTTTACCAGGGGAGGCACTACAATGAGGCAGAACTGAAGGGGGACGGCGCTCACATAGGAGTCACGTACCGAAGCATCGATCGCAAGGCAGAGCATGGCACCAGCTGCATCACCGGCAGCGACGTCTCCTGGTGCGTGGGAAGCAACAGCCGAGGCTTCTTTGCTTGGCATGCCGGCGAGGAAACTCCCTTGGAAGCCGCCGACGTCACAAAAGTCGGCCTGTATGTCGATTTTCACCGATGCTCTGTGTCCTTCTACGACGTAAGCGGTGCCATGAGGCTGCTCCACAAGTACACGGCTCATTTCTCGGAGCCCTTACACGTCGCAGCCTGGCTGTCAAAGAAAGACAACACGGTTCTTCTGCTTCGTCACACAAAATAA